Proteins found in one Amycolatopsis umgeniensis genomic segment:
- a CDS encoding amidohydrolase, which yields MDPNDPVRGNRGLLIDFRRDLHRHPELSWAEHRTTALLRDRLVALGLEPRTLPNRTGLICDVGDGTPEVLLRADIDALGVSDEKDVPYRSTVPGVAHACGHDVHTTVLYGVALALAGRERLDSAVRLVFQPAEEVMPGGARAMLEAGELDGVRAAYALHCDPNLPVGKVGLRSGPITAACDRLLVQLTGPGGHTARPHLTADLVYALAKIAADVPASLGRRLDPRSGVSLVWGRVSAGSAPNIIPQEGELEGIVRALDHQTWQRAPELIEELVSAIASAHCVKYTTTYHRGVPPVVNHPEHTERLREAALVALGPGSVVTTEQSLGGEDFGWYLDAVPGAMARLGVRGPEKTRVPDLHQGGFDVDERCIEAGVRLLLETVCPS from the coding sequence TTGGATCCGAATGATCCGGTACGCGGAAACCGAGGACTGCTGATCGATTTTCGCCGGGATCTGCACCGCCATCCCGAGCTGTCGTGGGCCGAGCATCGCACCACCGCCCTCCTGCGGGATCGGCTCGTCGCGCTGGGGCTGGAGCCGAGAACCCTGCCCAACAGGACAGGGCTGATCTGCGATGTCGGCGACGGGACGCCGGAGGTACTGCTGCGCGCCGACATCGACGCGTTGGGGGTTTCCGACGAAAAGGACGTGCCGTATCGCTCGACCGTTCCGGGAGTGGCGCACGCCTGCGGGCACGACGTGCACACCACCGTGCTGTACGGGGTCGCCTTGGCGCTCGCCGGCCGAGAGCGGCTCGACAGCGCTGTCCGGCTCGTGTTCCAGCCCGCGGAGGAGGTCATGCCGGGCGGGGCCCGTGCCATGCTCGAGGCGGGTGAACTCGACGGTGTGCGGGCCGCCTACGCGCTGCACTGCGATCCGAACCTCCCGGTCGGCAAGGTCGGGCTGCGGTCCGGCCCGATCACGGCGGCCTGCGATCGGTTGCTGGTCCAGCTGACCGGGCCGGGCGGGCACACCGCCCGGCCGCATCTGACCGCCGATCTCGTCTACGCCCTCGCCAAGATCGCCGCCGACGTGCCCGCCTCCCTCGGCCGCCGCCTCGATCCGCGCAGCGGCGTCAGCCTGGTCTGGGGCAGGGTCAGCGCCGGTTCGGCGCCCAACATCATTCCGCAGGAGGGCGAACTGGAGGGGATCGTCCGGGCGCTCGACCATCAGACCTGGCAGCGGGCACCGGAACTGATCGAGGAACTCGTCTCCGCCATCGCCTCGGCCCACTGCGTCAAGTACACCACCACTTACCACCGCGGCGTCCCGCCGGTGGTGAATCACCCCGAACACACAGAACGGCTGCGTGAGGCCGCGCTCGTGGCGCTCGGCCCAGGCTCGGTCGTCACCACCGAGCAATCGCTCGGCGGCGAGGATTTCGGCTGGTATCTCGATGCCGTTCCGGGCGCGATGGCGCGGCTCGGGGTCCGCGGCCCCGAGAAGACCCGGGTGCCCGACCTGCACCAGGGCGGCTTCGACGTGGACGAGCGGTGCATCGAGGCCGGCGTGCGCCTGTTGCTCGAAACCGTGTGCCCGAGCTGA
- a CDS encoding serine hydrolase domain-containing protein, whose amino-acid sequence MPPIREGYDRSSRNPVTATHFHEVLARLAGVHGVPGAQLAILRDGTKTVVQTGVEHQERRRPMDAASAVPIGSITKLATATVAMVLVADDDLELDQPAGEVLGVTGLDDRFTPRRLLSHTSGLPSDPADVTAACLREVRGADLVCPPGSAFSYSNLGYALVGSLIESVTGMTWREAVEAILLRPSKIEPAYAESPRTVSGHGHATGQGGARPIEQALPPLLEPAGALALSAGDLVELGRVHLGKPGLLDVVTAADMHGRVPGAEPFGLADGWGLGIAHYDGEDDVWLGHDGTADGTSCHLRIDQAGACVVAFTANGAAGTRMWQDLSTELRALGLELPDQRPRAITRPVPIPAGDFGTYRNGAIDYTIRADEDGGTVLVVDGEVFPDLTLHEDATIAVRDPATGDATPCGRLRGTSGEATAIEVGGRLAGRR is encoded by the coding sequence ATGCCGCCTATACGAGAAGGCTACGACCGTTCGAGCCGGAATCCGGTGACGGCAACGCACTTTCACGAAGTGCTGGCCCGGCTGGCCGGCGTGCACGGTGTGCCGGGGGCCCAGCTCGCGATCCTGCGGGACGGCACGAAAACAGTGGTCCAGACCGGTGTCGAACATCAAGAGAGACGGAGACCGATGGACGCGGCTTCGGCCGTGCCGATCGGTTCGATCACCAAACTGGCCACCGCCACGGTCGCGATGGTGCTCGTCGCGGACGACGACCTCGAACTCGATCAGCCCGCCGGAGAAGTGCTGGGTGTCACCGGACTCGACGACCGGTTCACCCCACGACGACTGTTGAGCCACACCAGCGGCCTGCCCTCCGATCCCGCCGACGTCACGGCGGCGTGCCTGCGCGAGGTTCGCGGGGCGGACCTCGTGTGCCCGCCGGGTTCGGCGTTCTCCTATTCGAATCTGGGATACGCGCTCGTCGGTTCGCTGATCGAGTCCGTGACCGGGATGACCTGGCGCGAAGCCGTCGAGGCGATACTCCTGCGTCCGTCGAAGATCGAGCCCGCGTACGCCGAGAGCCCGCGGACGGTTTCCGGGCACGGGCATGCCACCGGCCAGGGCGGCGCCCGCCCGATCGAGCAAGCCCTGCCCCCGCTGCTCGAACCCGCGGGCGCGCTGGCGCTCAGTGCCGGTGACCTCGTCGAACTCGGCCGGGTGCACCTGGGGAAGCCCGGGTTGCTCGACGTCGTGACCGCCGCGGACATGCACGGCCGGGTGCCCGGCGCCGAACCGTTCGGTCTCGCCGACGGCTGGGGCCTCGGCATCGCGCATTACGACGGCGAGGACGACGTCTGGCTCGGCCACGACGGCACCGCCGACGGCACCTCCTGTCACTTGAGGATCGATCAGGCGGGCGCCTGCGTGGTCGCGTTCACGGCGAACGGCGCCGCGGGTACGCGGATGTGGCAGGACCTGAGCACCGAACTGCGCGCGCTGGGCTTGGAACTCCCGGACCAGCGCCCGCGCGCGATCACCCGGCCGGTCCCGATCCCGGCCGGTGACTTCGGCACCTACCGCAACGGCGCCATCGACTACACGATCCGAGCCGACGAGGACGGTGGCACCGTTCTCGTCGTCGACGGCGAAGTCTTCCCCGACCTCACGCTGCACGAAGACGCCACGATCGCGGTTCGCGACCCGGCCACCGGCGACGCGACGCCCTGCGGCCGGCTGCGCGGCACGTCCGGTGAGGCGACCGCGATCGAAGTCGGCGGCCGTCTCGCCGGACGCCGCTGA